atattcaactcttgtgttcctGACGCAAGCTCTCTGACATCTTGGCTATGGAGGTATAATGGGACCTCAGAGGCTTTCCCAAATACATTaacatcatattcaacctccaaaggcttatcttcaaggatgtcagcaagtagttgtaatgaaccaagaggatcatcctcagatagaaGAATCTTCTGTGCATGCGTAtgttgttacatggaaaaataagataattttttacatcaataacatgtaaactttaaaattgagaagtttaaagtagaattccataccgggggggtcagaaactgaaccaaccaaatgtttaggccaagcgataaaagACTGGAATGCATGTGCCAAAGTGAAAATCTCTGTGGGCAGAGGAACTGAGGCATtggtatgatcatttcgtctactgagaccttcacctcatcctctgatagctccataccatgaacaacagtcgCTGCCTTAAACactgttccacgagctaccaggaccgtctcggtatcgtctaaaatgtatagcagacatggactagcatcgtccatgtcatcccctggGACGACTGGTgctgaacaacttcctttcccgcttcttCCTGTCaaagtaaatgttagattatacaaaagatagaaataattgcacataaatgtttattaaggtTACCTGTGGGAGACACAACATGTTCTTGTCCTGTACAAGAGATGGCATTgggcgcatgccatagctctcaaactgctgctggaacatggTGCTGAACTCACTAAACAATTCATCTCTGAGCTCTATTCTGAGCTCTGTCCTGAGCTGTGTCCTAATCTCCTCCGTAAGGTTCGCTCGAAGCTTTTTGGTGATCTCTTGTGTCAGCCTTTATTGTTGTGCTTCGCTGTATGCATGTGAAATTTGTAGGGGAATAGGTCACGGTTCTGTTATTGAAGTTTCATATGCATATAGTGAAGCACAAAAACAAAGGCTgacataagagatccaaaaaaaGCTTCGAGCGGACCTTACGGAGGAGATTTGGACACAACTCAGGACAAAGCTTAGATCAGACGTCAGGACAGAGCTCAAGGATGAATTGTTTAGTGAGTTCAGCAccatgttccagcagcagtttgagagctatggcatgcgcccgatgccatctcctgtacaagaaaaggaacatgttgtgcctcccacaggtaaacttaataaacatttatgtgcaattatttctatcttttgtataatctaacatttactctgacaggaAGAAGCGAGAAAGGATGTTGTTCAACACCAGCCGTCccaggggatgacatggacgatgctagtccatgtctgctatacattttagacaATACCAAAACGGTCCTGGTAGCTTGTGGAACAGTGTTTAAGGCAACAactgttgttcatggtatggagctataagaggatgaggtgaaggtctcagtagacgaaatgatcataccagatgtTTCAGTTCCTCTGCCCACAAATGATATTTTCACTGTGGCACATGCATTCCAGTcttttatcgcttggcctaaacatttgGTTGGTCTAGTTTCTGACCCCCGGTATGGAATTCTACTTTACACTTcccaattttaaagtttacatgttattgatgtcaaaacttatcttatttttccatgtaacaacagacgcgTGCATAGGAGAAGATTTTTCTATCTGTCTTGGTTCATTGTAGCTACTTgttgacatccttgaagataagcctttAGAGGTTGAATATGATATTCATGTATTTGGGAGAGCCTCTGAGATCCCATTAATTATACCTCCATAGTCAAAATGTTAGAGAGCTTGCATCGAGAACtcaagagttgaatattacaattattcagctatggatgatgtaagtctatgaacaaatatttatatataaaattgatttatatatcaagtatacttatatcaaagttaatttttaatttcaggtatatgtttggGATCAGTAGCAACTTGGGGTactctgatgattatggattcattgatccctAATCCATTCACgaaacaaatgattttgatcagatcaacacaaatctcataagaagttttgcaagcggcaagaaaatatattttttgccttatatattcgggtaagtgaactttgttaacataataaagttccatatgtgattttaatatataatagttaagttattatgaatttcaggtgCCATTGACAGTTTCTTGTTATTTCTATACAGGAGAgttatgctttgtggttctgctcattgcacaggtctcctcccacacatctcagacaagcaATTGAATGGTAaaaacctcaatgtttggactttctttgttatataaatgaatactaaaacctttttttttatatatagttctattccagcaagtatgatgatggttgggagatcaattgtTAACAGTCGAAAGATtgcatggatttctctcaaggtttagCATATGCTAAAgtcatactttcttatagttgttttgttttaatgtttttcactaactatttacaattgtgatgatatattgtagtgtaacagacagaatgagtcatatgagtgcggatactatgtaatgtattggatgacccatattatTTGTTCTCATATCACAAGAGGTTGGGAAACtgtaatatttaaatctaacaaattttggttttctCCAAAATTTGGAATTCATTTACacttattaatatcaattgttttgtgcagaaattcaagactactacagtaattcctgagaagccaattttattcataaagaaAGCTgccacaaaatatttaattagattatataataggtcataattattagatttataataatttgaacatgttgatttatagttattagactttgaacattaattatgtgatgtaaacattgattattgtgttgaatTTGTTGAATCTGTGTGCATTATGATTGTTTGATATGCaagtctgtttttgtggtagtggatatcacaaaaacagacctgctatttaaaaaaattgcaggagaatatgtcgcggttgttaCCACAATTGCGGTAGAAAGTgtgacattttttaattttttttttaaaaaagaattttggcAACAGTTGTGGCACGAATCGTGGTCTATTCTTGCCTTTTTACCGCGGTTCCAACCACGACCTATagtacaacaattttttttttaaaaaaaggagtTTTGCCCTCGATTGTGACACGAGCCACGATCTATTATCTCACTTTTTATCGTAGTTGGAACCGCAATTAAAGTCTCAGACTTTTTATCTCGActgaatatgtcgcggttcataATCCGCAAcgtataataaaaaacataatccGCAACGtataataaaaaacaaccaCAATCATTTTCCTTCGCTGCACTAAcgtaaataaatgttttataatttttttatgaaaaatatatctataaattttatttatttcaaattttataattttgtagacttaatttaaattagaatattattcatataatttttatgtaataaatcCTTACGGTCAAGTCTCCCATTCCACACCAAACCTACCTTTCCTATAGCCAATCACTGTGAAAGACTCTTACTCCAATATTATCAccacaaaagaaaaatccaacTAAAACAGTGTTACAGAAATCAAACAAGGAAGAAAGTgataataatatacattaatttatatcaGAAGAATCAAAGAACATATATGAGAACTGCATCACATAatctcaatgaaaaaaaaaatggacctGGTTTTTGTgaatcttctttttctcttgaaaATCCATAAATTCTCCAACTTTCTCTTCTCCAATTCTTTCAAAGTGTTATAGTTGCGAGAGTTCTCTTCTTTCTCCCCTTCggactcttcttcttctttctctcttgaaaACCCAGAAATCCACAAGATTTCTCCTCTCTGATTTCTTTCGAATTCTTTGCTCCAGAATCTtcctctttttcaattttagaaacccTCGAGTTTCTCTTTTCCTATTCACCTCAGCTCCTTCTCGAATTCCAGAAACtcctccttttctcttcttgcTTTTCGAATTCCCTTCTTTCGAACTCACTGTTCACCCTTTTCGCTTTTCCTATGCTTCAATTCCTTCCTTAGCAACAACCTGACTGTTTTCAACTCTTCACGTGACGTCGCGAGATTGGAGGGTTTTTCttctgacaaaaaaaaaatgaataaagtattatgaattttgttttaacttttttataaattgtattacCTTAATaatgagttttattatatatattattccttCCACCttttcctgttttttttttcctcttttggTTCATTTATTGGATCTCTTTACCTGAAGACTTCCTCCTTTCGTCTGTGCTGGACTCAAGTTCCATATGAAAACTGCAAAAAATTCGAGCTTTAATATAAACTTAGATGTTTGCATGAAAAATGGAGATTCATTACGTTTAGTTGAAGTATTACTTACATTTTCAGAGTGGTATTAAGATCATCATGCCAACGAAGATCTTCTTCTCTCCTTCCAATTCGTACACTTGATAGACTGGGGGTGATCAAAATTCCAGGACaaaaagttttcattttggGACATCCAATCACATGTACTTTTTCGAGGGCTGGAAAATTGAAGTTTTCACTTTCCTTGCAAAAGCTTTTAAGCTTCGGTAAGTTCTCcaagtacaattctttcaattttataaaaactatatcAATTACATCatctcctttattttctttaactttcataaaaactacatcatcatcatctgtattttcttcaaatttcttaaaaaatggaTGACTTTCATTCTGATGCTTGCCAAGGGCACCTCCACTTTGACTCTTCACAACAATGTTCTCTATGTTAATAGACCTTGATATTTCAAGCACTTGAAGCTGTTGAAGCTCCTTAGCCACAACAACTGGAAAAACATGTACCAAGGCACGACATCCTGTAACTTGTATTTTGTTCAAGTTGTGAAAAGAATTCGGACCTTGTAGTTTGTTCCATAATGATTGCAAACCACTCATGCCACTAATTATCAGTTTCTCCAAGTTTGGGAATGTAACCTATTATCAACATATCAACAAATACTCTTAAGTAAATGTATAAGTATATATTTGTTAGATTCAATAAGACATCTAATCACACGTACTTTTTCAAAGGCTGGAAACTTGAAGTTGTCACTTTTCTTGGAAAAGCTTCTAAGCTTCGGTAAGTTCTCcaagtacaattctttcaatttcataaaaactATCTCATTTGCATCATcgcctttattttctttaaatttcataaaaacttcatcatcatcatcatcatcatcatctgtattttcttcaattttcttaaaaaatggaTGACTTTTATTCTTATGCTTGCCAAAGGCACCACCCCTATGACTCTTTACAACAATGTTCTCTATGTTAATAGACCTTGATATTTGAAGCTCTTGAAGCTGTTGAAGCTCTTTCGCCACAACAACTGGAAATACATGATGCAGGGCATGACATccaataatttgtattttattcagTTTGTGAAAAGAACTTGGACCTTGCAGGTTGTTCCATATTGATCGCAAACCACTCATGTCATTGATAAGCAGTGTCTCCAAGTTTTGGAATGTAACCTACTATCAGCAACATAACATATATTCTAAGTAAAACAAGTTTGTATTGTTAGATTCAATGGGGAAGTATAACATCCTCACCTCCTCTTGTTGGACAAATATCTGCACCAAAGCAGGGCAAGATTGAATGTCAAGAAGTTTCAATTTTGTTAGTTCTCTAGCAGTCGAGGATGAGAACAAACTTTCTGTGTGATTATGATATTCGTCCTCTATCAAATACTTCAAGTTTTCACTGAAAAAGGGGACTCGCCATTTTTCATCCCATATCTTCCCATATGAACCGATGTTAGACAACCTCAAGTTTTCAAGGTTGGGCATTGCAACCTATTAGCACTCAAAGTCATCAAAATGTTATTCTACATGTTTATTGATAGggtaaaaaacattattaagaTAAATCACATTATTTTCATAGCTATAGTGAGCTAGAGAGTGAGTTAGAAAATGAAATCTATGAAGACATTCGAACTTAAGTAAATGAAATAGATTAGGTTCACATATGGAATTCAATACTTAAGTTgcataaaagattttaaatagtGAAGTAGTCATATACCTTTTCGTTGAACAGATTATTAAGCTCATCATCCTTTCGACCATTTTTAGCTCTCCATTCAAGCTGTGCTATGCTTGTGAAGTTTAGATGACCAGAAAACTTCAAATTGGGACATCCAATCACCTCTACTGTTTGCAATGATGGAAATTTGAAGTTGTAACTTTCTTGGCAAAACTTTGTGAGCCTTGGTAAGTATTCCAATTTTAATTGCTCCAATTTTGTGAAAGTAATGTTATCTGGTGGGCCTTGAATATAATTATCTTCAACAATCATCTCTATCATAGATGTGGATATTTCCAGCACTTGGAGCTGGAGAAGCTCCTTAGCCACAGCAGTTGGAAAAACATGATGCAAGGCATTACATCtagtaatttttattgttttcaaattcCTTACAGAACTTGGAGCTTGTTGATTGTACCATATTGAGTTCAAACGATTCAAGTTGATGATAACCAGCATATCCAAGTTTGGGCAAGTAACCTACCATCAATAACATACAAAAATAGATTTCAGTTAATACATTAGCATCAAATCTAGGGACATAACAATTATAAGCAATGCTAACAAGTAGCAATAGGCAGGTTAAGCGATCTTGCCAATagttgattaaaaaaatcaaatttgtttttaccTTGAAACTTGTGTAAAGGGTTAATGACAAAGTGCATAGTATTCTCTTTGAGGAAACTTGTAGGTCTTCAATATTTAtgttgcataaaaaaaaaataaacaatgaaGAATAAATAATGAGTTGTTTACCTTTTGATTGAATAATGGCAAAGGAATTGATCCATCATCCTTATCTATTTCCAATGGCAAACTAAAACTGCAAAGATTAGGAAGTGTATCCAATGTAAGAGAATGCAATTTAGGGAGCACGATCTTGGGAAATTCTTTCCCATCCTCAAGTTTCATCTCCTGAAGTTGAGAAAGGTTTTTAGCTAGGGCATATGGAAGTAATTTCTTCAACTTATAACAACTTTTGACATTAATGACttgaagtttttcaaaaaaatgtgTACCAATGTCTTCCATATGATTCAGATTTTCATCCTCAAAATTTTCCTCTGATATGATCTCTTCCATATTTGTACAGTCAAAAATTTCTATCTCCCGAAGTTGAGAAAGGTTTTTAGCAAGGGAATATGGAAGTAATATCTTCAAGTTATAGCAACCCTGGACTTTTAGAACTTgaagtttttcaagaaaatgtGTGTCAAAGTCTTTAACATTGTGCAGATTTTCatcctcaatttttttcttagataTGATCTCTTCCATATTTGTACAGTCAAAAATTTCAATCTCCTGAAGTTGAGAAAGGTTTTTAGCAAGGGAATATGGAAGTAATGTCTTTAATTTATGACAACCATGGACTTTAATAACTTGAAGTTTCTCAAAAAAGACCCTGCCAGTGTCTTTCACATTATGCAGACTTTCATCCTCAAATTTTTCCTCAAATATGATCTCGTCCATAATCGTACAGTTGAAAATTTCCATCTCCTGAAgttgaaaaaggtttttagcaagGGAATACGAAAGTAACTTCTTCAATTTATGACAACCATGGACTTTAATAACTTGAAGTTTCTCAAAAATAACCGTGCCAGTGTCTTTCACATTATGCAGACTTTCATCCTGAAATTTTTCCTCGAATATGATCTCGTCCATAATTGTACAGTTGAAAATTTCCATCTCCTGAAgttcaaaaaggtttttagcaagGGAATATGAAAGTAACTTCTTTAATTTGTGACAACCATGGACTTTAATAACTCGgagtttttcaaaacaatgtATGGCATTGTCTTTTATATTATGCAGATTTTCATCCTCAAGTTTTTCCTCACATACGATCTCTTCCATGGCAGTACAATCGAAAATTTCCATCTGTTGAAGTTGAGCAAGGTTTTTTGCAACAGAATACGAAAGTAATTTCTTCAACTTACGACAACCTTGGACTTTAAAAACTTGCAGGTTTTCAAAACATTGTGTTGCAAGTGGAGCATAGCTTATGTCTTCCATATTATGCAGATTCCAGAGAACTAGTGTCTGTTTTGCAAATGGACCATACATATTACGCAGATCACAAAGAATCAGTGTCTCCAAATTGCAGAAAGCATCACTGTTTTGGACATATAAATGTCTCAAATGTTGAAAAGCTTCCCTATTCAGTTTATAAAACACATCATCAGCAAAGTTTATTTTAGCTAAGCTCAGGTCCTCAACAGTAGTGAATAGCATTTGTATCCCTTGGTTTAAAAAAATCTCTGTATTCAAAGAGTCAACAAGCTTAAGAGTTCTTGAAATTTCCCGAGCATCACCAGACCAAAATGAAGACCACTTCCACATATTGCCAATATATATGTTGTATCTTCGTAGCTGTTTAAATACATCCATATCTGCAGGTAAAACTGAAGTATCATGGATTGACAAGTCCAAAGTTGTAAGCCGGTTCAAGTTCCTTAGCTCACCTAGACTTGCATTGTTGGTTTGGCTTTTTCCTCCTTCAGCCTCCCATTGGATATTACAATTCCCCATATACAACTCTTCCAAGCACATTAAGCTATATATAAGATATCTGGAGATGGTTTTTAACTGGTAGCAGTTTGTTAAATTCAACATTCGAAGCTGAGTCAATTGCCCTATTTCCTTTGGGAGTTCTTGAATTTTAGATCTTTCAAGGGAGAGAATTTCTAAACTTGTGAGTTCCGCAACCATTGTTATATCATCCAATACACATTCATATAGATTCAATGATCTAAGGTTTGACAAGAGACGAAAAGAAGGAGGTGGGGAAGGGGCAAAACTCATTCGATGTAAATTAAGAACCTTCACTTCTCCCATTCCAGCAAAAAAATGATCAGGGATTTTTAAGTGGCCAAGATCGCTTTTCAGTGACATTAGCTTCAACTCTGGACAATCTAGTTTCTCAGGAAGCTCATCTAAATTATACGAAGGCAAGTTAatataatgacattttttaaGTTGATCTATATCCCATTGATCTTTTTGTGTAAACTTTTGTACTTCATAAGTCAAGTGAGTCCTTGAGGATATTGCTTTGGCTGTATCACGAACACTATCATGCATTCTAACATACTCAATTTCAACTTCAAGCAACAATGAAGATGCCCTAAGATCATCAATAAATTGgtaatatttatttcttgcCTCTGTTAATTCGTGGGAATCTCCATGTAATCCCCAATAGCATGAAAATAGTTCTCCAGTGTGGATACGGCCAGGTCCAAGGGAAACAATGAATAAGAACAGTGTCTTCAGTTCATCACTTTCTAAATAACGATAGCCTAATTCCAAAGGGCATACAACTTCttcaaattttcctttttcactcaATCCTCTCAATTGCTTCAAGGCATCCTTCCATGTAGCGAGGTTTTTTGTTCTTAAAGCTTTTGCTACAACAACTACAAAAAGGGGAAAACCATTACAATACTTAGGCACATCTTCAACCATGGAATTTATTTCAACCAATTCATAAGGACTTTTGTTTGTGGAAATCAATTTGATAGCTTGACCCGCAATCTTCTGAAACAACTTCCAACTATCCTCATCAGACAAAACCtcaactttaaaatttttttcagTACCCATTTGACATCTAAGCACATTAAGACGTTCAGACGTCAACAATAACTTGCATCCTTTATCAATCCCCAGTTCTGCTAAGTCAACTTTCCCCCAAATATCATCCAAAATAACAAGAATACTCTTCTCCTTGCTTATCCTTCGACGCAATTTTTCCACTCTCTCTTCTTTACtctcttcatcaaatttcagaGCCAAGGCATTAGCAATTTGGCATTGAATATTTTCCACATCTGGAGAATCAGTCACCTCAGCCATAGCTACAACATCAAAAGAACCCTCTTTCTCAACTTCTCGAGCTAGCTCCTTCACTAGTGTTGTTTTGCCCACGCCATCAATCCCATACAACCCAATCTTATAGATTTTAGGATCTTTCAACACttgttgaatttcttttattgttggTGGTTTAGAAATTTTGTCAAAGTTTCCTTCTGATAGGACCCCATAAATCTCTCGTGTCATCTTTTGCAATTTCTTGCTATGCCGGAGCCTAAACTGTATATTAGGAATGTGTATCGGATAATTTTCTTGGACATCATTGAAAATAAGATTATTTGCCTCAGCAATTGTTGCATCCACTTTCTTCAGCCAAATCTGGAcattatttagaattttttctCCATTTCCTTTAGCCTTATCAACAGTTTCTTGTACACGACTTTTTCCAACCTTCAGGGTTTCAACCTCAGTTTTGAGCTTTTCTAGGTCACTTTTGTAAGAGGTTATGTATCCTAATTGACTTCTAACATATTTAGTCATAGATCCACCAATTTTAGAATCCATTGCCACcgctttcttttttactttctaCTATTTTAGATCAATAACAAAAACCTGGAATGTATCAATAAAGAGTGAACCAAAATTAATCAACTGAAAATCACTCTTAACTCTATTGATGGGTTTATGCAATACCACATAACTCTATTTAGTGGAGATTGAATGCTTATTGAAAGCCTATAATAAGTAAgcaaggaaagaaaagaataatcaaaataaaaaccaattcATCTCCGAAATTGTCTTTCTCTTATTGTAAATTTTACTACACAatttttgtagaaattaaattctGAGTATTAGATACCAATATCACCTGTGGACACCATCAACAAAGTGGTATTGGAACTCTAGATCCTTGAGAAAAAAGAACAAAGTGAAGAATTATGGTAGTAAAAAACACTCCAGTCAGCCACACAATTTATAACAATGTCAATTATTTGAAGGAGAAAACTGTGATGTTTGAactatgaaaatgaaattttctcTACCTCCTTAGATGTCTTAGAGTTCATGCAAAAAAAGGGTATGAAGATCAACCCCAAGTCACTACAATTACAAAACATGCAGtagtgaaaaacaaaatgatcaCAAATGTTAAAGTTTTTGGGATGATTCATATATGAGTCTCACAGGCCATATGTTCAAGGATCATGTGGGCGAAAATAACCAAGGAAGCAtgaaatatttctcaacaaatGTTTGAAATAGATTCAAAGGTGAGAACAATCAAACTTCAATCCCTTAAGAGATTCTGAGAATGAAATAATGAGAGAAAACGAAAATTTGAGAACAATCATGCCTACGTTCAAACTTGGATATGCTAAGTTGGTCAAGTAAATGATATCTCTAGGACAACATTTAGTAACCATGCTTATCAACTCATAAGTATTACGTATATTAGGATAAAAATGCAAGTTGAAAAAATTACGAAAACACTATTCGACCCTCTTCTAGTGTTTTTTCCACACCTTCAAATAATGCCCGTGTTCATACTCCTATTGTTGCAAAACCATCCCCATCTCCAACTAATCAACCTCTTGATATCTGTTTTTTGAAGCTCATCTGAGGCTGAATATCACATCCTCACAATCACCACTTGCAAGCTTCAATGGTTGACCTTTCTCCTTCAAGATCTTCAAGTTTCTCTTAAAAGCCATGTCCTTTGTCCTT
This DNA window, taken from Vigna radiata var. radiata cultivar VC1973A chromosome 5, Vradiata_ver6, whole genome shotgun sequence, encodes the following:
- the LOC106760581 gene encoding uncharacterized protein LOC106760581 — translated: MDSKIGGSMTKYVRSQLGYITSYKSDLEKLKTEVETLKVGKSRVQETVDKAKGNGEKILNNVQIWLKKVDATIAEANNLIFNDVQENYPIHIPNIQFRLRHSKKLQKMTREIYGVLSEGNFDKISKPPTIKEIQQVLKDPKIYKIGLYGIDGVGKTTLVKELAREVEKEGSFDVVAMAEVTDSPDVENIQCQIANALALKFDEESKEERVEKLRRRISKEKSILVILDDIWGKVDLAELGIDKGCKLLLTSERLNVLRCQMGTEKNFKVEVLSDEDSWKLFQKIAGQAIKLISTNKSPYELVEINSMVEDVPKYCNGFPLFVVVVAKALRTKNLATWKDALKQLRGLSEKGKFEEVVCPLELGYRYLESDELKTLFLFIVSLGPGRIHTGELFSCYWGLHGDSHELTEARNKYYQFIDDLRASSLLLEVEIEYVRMHDSVRDTAKAISSRTHLTYEVQKFTQKDQWDIDQLKKCHYINLPSYNLDELPEKLDCPELKLMSLKSDLGHLKIPDHFFAGMGEVKVLNLHRMSFAPSPPPSFRLLSNLRSLNLYECVLDDITMVAELTSLEILSLERSKIQELPKEIGQLTQLRMLNLTNCYQLKTISRYLIYSLMCLEELYMGNCNIQWEAEGGKSQTNNASLGELRNLNRLTTLDLSIHDTSVLPADMDVFKQLRRYNIYIGNMWKWSSFWSGDAREISRTLKLVDSLNTEIFLNQGIQMLFTTVEDLSLAKINFADDVFYKLNREAFQHLRHLYVQNSDAFCNLETLILCDLRNMYGPFAKQTLVLWNLHNMEDISYAPLATQCFENLQVFKVQGCRKLKKLLSYSVAKNLAQLQQMEIFDCTAMEEIVCEEKLEDENLHNIKDNAIHCFEKLRVIKVHGCHKLKKLLSYSLAKNLFELQEMEIFNCTIMDEIIFEEKFQDESLHNVKDTGTVIFEKLQVIKVHGCHKLKKLLSYSLAKNLFQLQEMEIFNCTIMDEIIFEEKFEDESLHNVKDTGRVFFEKLQVIKVHGCHKLKTLLPYSLAKNLSQLQEIEIFDCTNMEEIISKKKIEDENLHNVKDFDTHFLEKLQVLKVQGCYNLKILLPYSLAKNLSQLREIEIFDCTNMEEIISEENFEDENLNHMEDIGTHFFEKLQVINVKSCYKLKKLLPYALAKNLSQLQEMKLEDGKEFPKIVLPKLHSLTLDTLPNLCSFSLPLEIDKDDGSIPLPLFNQKVTCPNLDMLVIINLNRLNSIWYNQQAPSSVRNLKTIKITRCNALHHVFPTAVAKELLQLQVLEISTSMIEMIVEDNYIQGPPDNITFTKLEQLKLEYLPRLTKFCQESYNFKFPSLQTVEVIGCPNLKFSGHLNFTSIAQLEWRAKNGRKDDELNNLFNEKVAMPNLENLRLSNIGSYGKIWDEKWRVPFFSENLKYLIEDEYHNHTESLFSSSTARELTKLKLLDIQSCPALVQIFVQQEEVTFQNLETLLINDMSGLRSIWNNLQGPSSFHKLNKIQIIGCHALHHVFPVVVAKELQQLQELQISRSINIENIVVKSHRGGAFGKHKNKSHPFFKKIEENTDDDDDDDDEVFMKFKENKGDDANEIVFMKLKELYLENLPKLRSFSKKSDNFKFPAFEKVTFPNLEKLIISGMSGLQSLWNKLQGPNSFHNLNKIQVTGCRALVHVFPVVVAKELQQLQVLEISRSINIENIVVKSQSGGALGKHQNESHPFFKKFEENTDDDDVVFMKVKENKGDDVIDIVFIKLKELKVKTSIFQPSKKYM